The Tubulanus polymorphus chromosome 1, tnTubPoly1.2, whole genome shotgun sequence genome contains a region encoding:
- the LOC141914882 gene encoding uncharacterized protein LOC141914882, whose protein sequence is MDEMNATAPTDYYYYSEEFCTLSANYFMCSPGVISFVRNFEQYGIYAILPFAFLGNILTIVVTVSEIRKNSSSWYIFSIVITDSFYLCVRAVSSSPVVSVSNMTPCKIAQFLLYLANTLSVWLIVAMTTERLFVVMFPLKATRYLSVKISASFTEIIFVSSVYLACPALGLAGTFDYCNRSECGVMGGTISSIWSTVIKVMETYIPIPVLIINNSLIIVAIYRAKQFKSSMDTATNAPKHSKSKSNEKEITQTLVIVSVVFLVLNLPSAIMNIVFMFTIDEDKDTCTTKLEVAKTVAVIADFLLKLSHGLNGYLYCLRSKKFRDRLKMILCCKDPTPRAGFTATNQTRSTTVTAIPMTSVNNI, encoded by the coding sequence ATGGATGAAATGAACGCAACGGCTCCGACagattattactattatagTGAAGAATTCTGCACGTTGTCTGctaattatttcatgtgtTCCCCTGGTGTCATCAGTTTCGTCAGGAATTTCGAACAGTACGGCATCTATGCGATATTACCGTTTGCATTTCTCGGTAATATTCTAACCATTGTCGTCACCGTCTCCGAGATACGTAAGAATTCATCGTCCTGGTATATATTCTCTAtagttataaccgatagtttcTATCTATGTGTAAGAGCGGTTTCTTCATCCCCGGTTGTATCCGTGTCAAACATGACGCCTTGTAAAATAGCTCAGTTTCTACTGTATTTAGCGAATACTCTCTCGGTTTGGTTGATTGTAGCGATGACCACTGAACGATTATTCGTCGTCATGTTCCCTCTGAAAGCGACCAGATATCTGTCGGTGAAAATATCGGCTTCATTCACAGAAATCATCTTCGTATCGTCGGTATATCTGGCCTGCCCGGCTCTGGGATTAGCGGGCACGTTTGATTATTGTAATCGATCAGAGTGCGGAGTCATGGGCGGAACTATCAGCTCTATTTGGTCGACAGTTATCAAAGTTATGGAGACCTATATTCCGATTCCTGTTCTCATCATTAAcaattcgttaataatcgtCGCTATTTACCGAGCGAAACAATTCAAATCCAGTATGGATACTGCGACTAATGCGCCtaaacattcaaaatcaaagtCAAATGAAAAAGAGATCACGCAAACATTAGTTATCGTCTCCGTTGTATTTCTGGTATTGAATCTGCCGTCTGCAATTATGAATATAGTGTTCATGTTTACGATCGACGAAGATAAAGATACGTGTACTACAAAACTAGAAGTGGCTAAAACTGTTGCCGTTATAGCCGATTTCTTACTGAAATTGAGTCACGGATTGAACGGATATTTGTATTGTTTGAGAAGCAAAAAGTTCCGAGAtcgtttgaaaatgattttatgctGTAAAGATCCAACTCCGCGAGCTGGATTTACAGCTACTAATCAAACCCGTTCGACAACAGTAACAGCGATACCTATGACCTCCGTTAACAATATATAA